In Nostocoides sp. HKS02, the DNA window CGGAGTTGTGGTTGACGCTGCCGTTGCCCGAGATGCCGTCGTAGGTGACCCCGGTGGCGGGGTCGTACATGGCCACTCCGGCGGGGTTGGCTCCGAAGAACCAGGCGCCCACGATGCCCGCGAGGCGGTGGGCCGCCTGCTGGCGAGCTCCCTGGGCGGTGGCGATGAGCGACTCCAGGCGGGAGTCGGCGCCATACGCGATCTGCGAGGTGTCGCCACGGGTGGGCATCCGGCCGTTGTCGGGTCCGCCCGAGGTCAGCAGCCAGGGGTCGAAGGTGAAGGAGTCGGTGGCCGCGACGTCGGCCAGGTGCTGGTCACCCAGGACGCTGGACGCACGGGCCAGGGCGGCCGGCATCTGCGAGGCCCAGGCATGCCACATCGACAGGGACAGCGACCACGGGCGGACCGCGCCGAACGGCCAGGTCCGGGCGCTCCCGCCCGAGAGGTCGGCGATGCCCTCGCTCAGTCGGGTCAGCGCGGTGCGGGCTGCGGGCGACCCACTGGCGGCGACGTAGGCGGACAGACCCAGCACGGCCTCGGCGCTGGCGTCGGCGCCCCCGGCGATGAGCCAGGCGGGCGCCGGGTGCCCGTCGATGGTGAGGTACTGCCCGTACCGTGCCAGGCACTCGCGGTCCAGGGCGCTCAGGGCAAGCTCGAGCCGCTGACCCAGGAAGGACGCGAACGTCGGGTCGCTGGTGCGGAAGGCCGCGTAGCCCTCGCCCAGCGCCCAGATGGTGCGAGCCAGCCAGTACGAGGCGTCGCTGTCGGAGGGGTCCGGCAGCTCCTTCGGCTGGGGGCTCGGGTTGAGGGTGCCGTCGGGCTGCATCCACAGCACGACGTTGCCCGCATTGGCACCGGCGGAGGTCTGCAGGTAGGTCAGGCCCCGGAGGAGCTCATAGGCGCTGGCCCGGCTGGACGCCGAGCCGGTGGCCTGCCAGTGACGTAGATAGACCACGGCGGCTCGCGACATGTCGTCCGCGTTGAAGGCGCCCTGCCCGTAGGTGTTCGTCGCGGGGTCGTAGCTGCCGCCGCCGACGTGGCGGAAGCCGCCGGTGCTGTCGGGCTCGGCATACGTCCACAGGGTTCCGATCTGGGGCTCATCACCGAGCCGGTATGTCGTGTGGCCGGGCTGGCTGGGGGGCGTCACCCGGGCGCCCAGCCAGTCGAGGTGGGCGAGGTTCGTCAGCGGCGCCGTCGCCGACCGTGCCACGGAGGGCGCGGGGGGCGCGGGCGTGGCGGCCTGGGCCGAGCCGACGCCGCCCGACGCGGCGACCAGGACCGCAGCAAGGACTGCGGCGGACCCTGCCAGCCAGGGGGCCAAGGTGGATCGTTGGCCGTTGCGAGCCTTCGTGGAAGTCATGTCCGTGGAAGTCATGCCGTCCTCATTGGGGTCGAAGTGCTGCGGAGGTGGTCGGGGATCGCGACCGACCTGCCGTCGTGGGAGGCCTGCGTGGCGGCAGCCGCGACGGCGACGGCCGCGGCTCCCTCGCGAACGGAGCTGTAGGGCGTGGTACCGGTCGTGACAGCGCTCACCAGGTCGGCCATGGCAGCGCGCACGCTCTCCGCGTAGACCTTGGCTTTGGCGGAGGGGCCGCCGAGGGTGAGCTGGACGCGGACGTGGTGCGGGATGTCGAGGGGCAGGCCGCGACCGCGGGCGTACGGCGACCCGGCAGCGTCGCGATGGACCCGGGCGGTGATCCGAGCCTGGGTGTCGAGACGGTACCCGTCGACCTGCATGACCTCGGCCACGCGCGACGGCAGGTGTTCGACGAACCGCGCCCCGTCCTCGTCGGTCCAGGCGTCGATCGCGGCATCGATCGGGATCCACCCGTCGACGCGGACCTCGGCCGCGCCGTGGTCCAGCCGCAGGTGCTGACGCTCGCAGCGGTGGGCGTGGGTGAAGCTGTGGGTGTGGGTGGCCAGGACTCGCTCTCCGTGCCGGACGGTGGCGCTGACCAGGTCAACCGGGCCGCCGTCGCTGCGCCGCGCCGCGGTCGCCTGCACGGCGGTGGCTGGCTGACCGATGAGCATGGCCGCGGCGTCGAAGAAGTGCACGCCGTGCTCGACGAAGATGCCACCGCTCGCCGTCGTATCCCAGAACCAGTGCCCGGGGTCGAGGTCCTCGTCGCTGGCGTCGTTGTCGAAGCTGAAGCTCTGGACCTGACCGAGCAGCAGTGGTTGCAGCGTCCTGAGCGCACGCAGGATCGGGTTGTAGCGCAGGACGTGGTCGACGACGAGCACCCGGCCGCTTCGCTCGACCAGGTCGACGAGCTCGTGGGCCTCGGCTTCCTCGGTCGCGAGGGGCTTCTCGCAGAACACGTGCCGCCCGGCCTCCAGGGCGGCCGTGACGATGCGCGCGTGGGTGGCCGGCGGCGTCGCGACGACCACGACCTCGACGTCAGGGGCATCCAGCAGGTCCCGCCAATCCGGCACGGGTCGGGCACCGTGCCGGTGGGCCAGCTCCTGTGCCCGCTCCACGACCGGGTCGGCCACGGCCCGGACCTCGACACCAGGCAGGTCCGCGGTCGCGTCGGCGACGAAGTGCGCGAACCGTCCGGCGCCGACGACGCCCATTCCCAGAGTGGTCATCCCTTCACTCCCGAGCCGATGTCGGAGCTGATGAAGTGCCGCTGGAAGGCGACGAACAACGCCATTGCCGGTGCCGCGAGCACGACGGCGCCGGCGAGGATCGCACCGAACGGGTTGTCGGCGCGACCGGCGACGTTGCTGATGTAGTTCGCGAGGGTGACGGCCAGCGGCTGCATGTCCGTCTGCTTGGTGACGAGGAAGGGCCACAGGAACTCGTTCCACGGGCCGATGAAGGTCAGCAGGATGGCGGTGAGGAGGGCCGGCCTGACCAGGGGGAGGGCGATCGACCACAGGATCCGCAGCTCGCCCGCGCCGTCCAGCCGGGCCGCCGAGAACAGGTCCTCGGGCAGCTGGAGGAAGAACTGCCGGAAGAGGAACACCGCCGTGGAGTTGATCGCGAACGGCAGGATCATGCCCAGGTAGGAGTCGGCCAGCCCGTAGGTCCGCACGATCATCACGTAGATCGGGATGATGAGCAGCTGGAAGGGCACGATCTGGACGAGGAGCATGAGGGCGAACAGCGTTCCCCTGCCACGAAAGTGCAGCCGTGCCAAGGCGTAGCCAGCCAGGATGCCGAACACGACGGTACTCAGCAGCACGGCGCCGGTGAAGATGCCCGAGTTGGCCAGCGACCTCAGCAGGTTCACCCGACTGTCGATCTGGGCGTAGTTGTGCAGGGTCACGCCCGTGGGCAGCAAGCCGGCCAGGGACGGGTCGGACTTGGCTTTGAACGAGCCGACGAGCATGTAGTAGAAGGGAAAGAGGAACACCAGCGCCCCGAGCAGCAAGGCGGTGAAGCTCAGCCAGCGGCGGCCCGGTCGCGTCGCCGTGGTGGGTTCGCGCGGAGGAGCCGGGGGAGCCGGGGGACCCGAAGTGGTCGTCACCGGTGTCGTGGTGGCCATGTCAGTCACGCTCCAGGAGGCGTCGGTTGATGAGCGAGAGGACCAGCACGGCGATCACGAGGATGACTCCGATCGCGGCGGCGACGTCGGGAGCACCCTGCTCGATGCCCTTCTGGTACATGAGGAACACCGGTGACGTGGAAGCCCCGTCGGGGCCTCCGCCGTTGGTGAGCAGGTAGGGCTCGGTGAACAGGTTGGCGCCCGTGATCGTCGCCAGGATGATCACCAGGGTCGTCGCGGGCCGAACTCCCGGCACCGTCACGTTCCAGAAGGAGCGCACCGTCCCGGCGCCGTCGACCGAGGCCGACTCGTAGAGCTCCTTGGGAACGTTCTGCAGGGCCGCGAGGTACAGCAGGATGAAGAACCCGAGCTGCTTCCAGGTCACGAAGATCGCGATGACCGGCATGGCCAGTCCGCTTGTTGACCAGCCAGGAGGGGTTGGGGGCGAGCGGCCCGAGGACGTGGTTGACCATGCCGTTGTTGCTGAACAGGAACAGCCAGACCGCGACCAGTGCCACGCTGGCCGTGACGTAGGGGACGTAGTACGCGACGCGGAGGAACGTGCGGACGTGGGCTACGGAGTTCAGGGCGGTGGCGAGCACGAGGGACAGCCCCACGGTCAGCGGGACGTTGATGACGAGGAACTCGAGCACGTTGAGGAACGACTGGCGCACGGCCGGGTCGGACAGCACCGTCGTGTAGTTGGAGAGCCCCACGAACGGCCGGTCGACCTGAGCGCCCGGTGCCGCGAAGAAGTACCGGTGGAAGCTGATCCACACCGCGAGCCCCAAGGGGTACGCGAAGATCGCGGCGAGGAACACGGCATACGGAGCGGCCAGCACGAGCCCCAGGGGCTGGCGGCCCAGGAGGGCCGCCAGCTTCCGAGGGGCCGGGCTGCGCTTGACGGCGGCGCCAGCTCGGGCAGCATCAGTGCTCATGGTCTCGGCCCGGTCACGGCTGGCTGGCCAGCTGGTTGATCTTGTCGGCGGCCTGGGAGAGCGCCGCGTCGACGGGAGTCTTGGCGAAGATCACCGAGGACGAGTACGCGTCACGGAAGGTCTGCCAGATGCTCACCGAGTTCGCGATGTTCGGCACCTCGGTGGTCCGGGCTGCCTGCGCCGCGAAGAGCTGGTACTCCGGGTGTGTCTTGAAGTAGTCGGGGTAGGTCGCGGCGAGGTTCTCCCGCAACGGCATCTGGCCCGTCATCTGGAGCAGCTTGCCGTCCTGGTCCTTGCTGGTGGCGAACTTCAGCAGGTCCCAAGCGGTGCCCTGGTTCTTGCAGGCCGAGTAGACCGCAATGTTCTTGGCGTCGGAGAAGGTGTGGATCTGGTCCGCAGGCTTGCCTGTCGAGGTCGGCACGGGGACGACGCCCCACTTGACCTTCTTGCCGTACACCGCGACGGCCCAGGGGCCCACCACGGCCATGGCCGCCTTGCCGTCGGCGAACGAGTCACCGTTGTACGCCTCCTTGGGGGACGCGCCCGAGGCATACATGCTGGCCCAGAAGTTCGCGACCTTCTTACCGGCGTCGGAGTTGAAGGTGGCCTTGCCCTTCTCCACCAGCTGCGTGCCACCGGTCTCGGCGGCATACAGCGGGTAGAAGTCGAACCACGGCTGGAAGAACTCGCTGCTCGGTGCGGGCCAGATGGCTGCCTGTGCCACGCCGCTCTTCATGATCTTGTGGCTCGTCGCGAGGAACTGGTCGTACGTGGCGAGCGGCGGGTTGGTGGTGTCGATGCCGGCCTTCTTGAACAGGTCCTT includes these proteins:
- a CDS encoding Gfo/Idh/MocA family protein; translated protein: MTTLGMGVVGAGRFAHFVADATADLPGVEVRAVADPVVERAQELAHRHGARPVPDWRDLLDAPDVEVVVVATPPATHARIVTAALEAGRHVFCEKPLATEEAEAHELVDLVERSGRVLVVDHVLRYNPILRALRTLQPLLLGQVQSFSFDNDASDEDLDPGHWFWDTTASGGIFVEHGVHFFDAAAMLIGQPATAVQATAARRSDGGPVDLVSATVRHGERVLATHTHSFTHAHRCERQHLRLDHGAAEVRVDGWIPIDAAIDAWTDEDGARFVEHLPSRVAEVMQVDGYRLDTQARITARVHRDAAGSPYARGRGLPLDIPHHVRVQLTLGGPSAKAKVYAESVRAAMADLVSAVTTGTTPYSSVREGAAAVAVAAAATQASHDGRSVAIPDHLRSTSTPMRTA
- a CDS encoding carbohydrate ABC transporter permease — encoded protein: MLVGSFKAKSDPSLAGLLPTGVTLHNYAQIDSRVNLLRSLANSGIFTGAVLLSTVVFGILAGYALARLHFRGRGTLFALMLLVQIVPFQLLIIPIYVMIVRTYGLADSYLGMILPFAINSTAVFLFRQFFLQLPEDLFSAARLDGAGELRILWSIALPLVRPALLTAILLTFIGPWNEFLWPFLVTKQTDMQPLAVTLANYISNVAGRADNPFGAILAGAVVLAAPAMALFVAFQRHFISSDIGSGVKG
- a CDS encoding sugar ABC transporter substrate-binding protein: MKAKLVVGTVGVLALSLVSACGSGGSSGGSAAAGAKGPIKVWLSNNPEEIAWGQAMIKEWNAAHPKETVTGQEIPAGKTSEEVIGAAITAGNAPCLVFNTSPAAVPQFQKQGGLVALDGFSGGAAYVQARTGAAADQYKSPDGKFYQIPWKSNPVMIFYNKDLFKKAGIDTTNPPLATYDQFLATSHKIMKSGVAQAAIWPAPSSEFFQPWFDFYPLYAAETGGTQLVEKGKATFNSDAGKKVANFWASMYASGASPKEAYNGDSFADGKAAMAVVGPWAVAVYGKKVKWGVVPVPTSTGKPADQIHTFSDAKNIAVYSACKNQGTAWDLLKFATSKDQDGKLLQMTGQMPLRENLAATYPDYFKTHPEYQLFAAQAARTTEVPNIANSVSIWQTFRDAYSSSVIFAKTPVDAALSQAADKINQLASQP